TTAAAAAGGGTTATGACAAGAGATTGGTAGCTGGTACGGTTATTGCCGGAGGTACATTAGGTATTCTAATCCCACCCTCTATAATGCTTGTAGTCATGGGTGGGCTTGTTGGTATTTCTGTCGGTAAACTTTTCCTTGCTGCCTTCCTACCTGGATTTTTACTTTCTGGCTTATATCTTATCTATATTTTTGTATATGCCTTAATTAAACCTGAAGTCGGCCCTCCACTCCCAAAAGAAGAACGTACCCATACAATAGTGCAGAAAATTAAGCTCACTGCAAAGTCTATGCTACCCACTTTGTTTCTAATCTTTGCAGTTTTAGGTACAATAGCTTTTGGTATTGCTACACCTACAGAGGCAGCAGGTCTTGGATGTTTAGGTGCTATGATCTTAGCGATAATTAACAAGAGATTCAACCTAAAACTATTAATAGACGCAGGTGTTGCTACCCTTAAGATAACATGTATGGTTATGTTAATATTTGTAGGGGCCAATCTTTATACTTCAGTTTTCATGGGTCTAGGTGGTGGAGAAACGTTTACTAAGTTACTGTTTATGATCAGCGATAACAAGTGGGTAATCCTGGGTATTATGATGTTTATACTGTTTATATTAGGTATGTTTGTTGACTGGTTGGGTATTTTACTTCTTGCTATGCCTATTTTTCTTCCTATTATTGACAAACTTGGTTTCGATCCATTATGGTTTACAATGTTAGTAGCTGTAAACCTACAGATGTCGTTCTTAACACCACCTTTCGGCTACTCCCTATTCTACTATAGGGGCATAGCACCAGCAGGTACAGATCTAAAGGATATCTACAAGGGTATAGTACCTTTTGTCATTTTACAAATGATAGGTCTGATACTCTGCATAATCTTCCCTT
This region of Calditerrivibrio sp. genomic DNA includes:
- a CDS encoding TRAP transporter large permease subunit — its product is MSPDIIAILMFVILLFAVFLGHPLATTLGGLGLLFGYLGYGGDISGINFIIASKTYGLMENYVLVAIPLFIMMAQFLDKSGVADELFDAMYIVFGPVKGGLALATTVVATLFAATTGIVGASVVSMGLLAAPSMVKKGYDKRLVAGTVIAGGTLGILIPPSIMLVVMGGLVGISVGKLFLAAFLPGFLLSGLYLIYIFVYALIKPEVGPPLPKEERTHTIVQKIKLTAKSMLPTLFLIFAVLGTIAFGIATPTEAAGLGCLGAMILAIINKRFNLKLLIDAGVATLKITCMVMLIFVGANLYTSVFMGLGGGETFTKLLFMISDNKWVILGIMMFILFILGMFVDWLGILLLAMPIFLPIIDKLGFDPLWFTMLVAVNLQMSFLTPPFGYSLFYYRGIAPAGTDLKDIYKGIVPFVILQMIGLILCIIFPSIITFLPKLIMG